A genomic region of Colletotrichum destructivum chromosome 1, complete sequence contains the following coding sequences:
- a CDS encoding uncharacterized protein (Putative zn(2)Cys(6) fungal-type DNA-binding domain, transcription factor domain, fungi): MEPKPKRIKIDVACEACRRRKVKCDGARPACGNCWKRTDLRNGCTYSSEAEASSSREKTADASPGNPERATLPKIIHTPDAAFTQPLMPPASRQHLSATTPKSTTSSGPPDPTARLGRAERHPVTPSDASPSVVDSMTTVREDGTVTGEYFGSSSAGSFTNQIKAAIDARLGSRAETRGGVKSSLFRSSLPLNGAGPGGQADYVLPARKQADHLMDLYWYYVDPLYPFLDRQRFEHSYRALFAGTSIDADERTFVSILNIILALSTQLIESTPPEQRDRASQGYFTRAQDLLRLSLWDTGSIELIQCLLLMSQYLQSTNNPHQTWMIVGSAVRIAQSLGLHLPETSLELPSEGERDLVRRIWHGCLLMDRMIAITHGRPAMVSDHLASSVVLPSIPDMDANTEHGVQLDAVSLHRLRYQGFFHKSLELYEVINYAVLAFYSSTSPLKSSTHTNGGAANSSQRLSELPDLDLGKALQLDQRLTKWEKSLPSFLTMADEPETTLGEVFRRQAVILRIRLLHARMLLLRPMLARFCLSHPADSSSSSSQPCHEDLSSRVTQQCAMACVEAAQSLISFIVRFQRHDGSLGLLPAWWYRVFYIYTAATVLIAARLRPAVFSALDISRSWNQAMGLLHDHEDLGPSPRRCAAALQILSSKMFQDQQQQQQQQQPQHQQQHHQHQHQHQNQQQHQSQSVASLLATDANSAAVPNMAGDQQQETFDMPFPYLAQDAAFDLDAISFDVNDFSWLNSMPGSL, translated from the exons ATGGAGCCCAAGCCGAAGCGAATCAAGATCGATGTGGCATGTGAGGCGtgccggaggaggaaggtCAAGTGCGATGGGGCTCGTCCAG CATGCGGGAACTGCTGGAAGAGGACCGATCTCAGAAACGGCTGCACATACagctccgaggccgaggcctcgtcgtcccggGAAAAGACGGCCGATGCCAGCCCGGGCAACCCCGAAAGGGCGACCCTGCCCAAGATCATCCACACGCCGGATGCCGCCTTCACGCAGCCCCTGATGCCCCCTGCCTCCCGGCAACATCTGAGCGCGACGACGCCCAagtcgacgacatcctcggGCCCGCCGGACCCTACCGCAAGACTGGGCCGGGCCGAGAGGCACCCCGTCACCCCGTCCGACGCCAGCCCCTCCGTCGTGGACTCCATGACCACGGTCCGCGAGGACGGCACGGTCACCGGCGAGTATtttggcagcagcagcgccggaTCCTTCACGAACCAGatcaaggccgccatcgacgcgCGGCTGGGCTCGCGCGCCGAGacccgcggcggcgtcaagagCTCGCTGTTCCGCTCCTCGCTGCCCCTGAACGGCGCGGGCCCGGGAGGCCAAGCCGACTACGTCCTGCCGGCCCGGAAGCAGGCCGACCACCTGATGGATCTCTACTGGTACTACGTTGACCCGCTGTACCCCTTCCTGGACCGGCAGCGGTTCGAGCACTCGTACCGGGCGCTCTTCGCCGGTACGtccatcgacgccgacgagcgcaCCTTTGTCAGCATCCTGAACATCATCCTCGCGCTCTCGACGCAGCTCATCGAGTCGACGCCTCCGGAGCAGAGGGACCGGGCCAGCCAGGGGTACTTCACGCGGGCGCAGGACCTGCTCCGGCTCAGCCTGTGGGACACGGGCTCCATCGAGCTCATCCAGTGCCTGCTCCTCATGAGCCAGTATCTGCAGAGCACCAACAACCCGCACCAGACGTGGATGATTGTCGGGTCGGCGGTGCGGATCGCCCAGAGCCTCGGCCTTCATCTGCCCGAGACGTCGCTAGAGCTGCCGAGCGAGGGTGAGAGGGACCTCGTGAGACGAATCTGGCATGGATGTCTCTTGATGGACCg CATGATCGCCATCACCCACGGACGACCCGCCATGGTCTCGGATCATCTCGCATCGAGTGTCGTGCTGCCTTCGATCCCAGACATGGATGCCAACACCGAGCACGGAGTGCAACTGGACGCCGTCTCGCTGCATAGGCTCCGCTACCAGGGCTTCTTTCACAAGTCGCTGGAGCTGTACGAAGTCATCAACTACGCCGTCTTGGCCTTCTactcgtcgacctcgccccTGAAGTCGTCTACACACaccaacggcggcgcagcaAACAGCAGCCAGCGTCTCTCCGAGCTCCCCGACTTGGACCTTGGGAAGGCCCTGCAACTGGACCAGAGACTGACGAAATGGGAAAAAAGTCTCCCCAGCTTCCtgaccatggccgacgagcCCGAGACCACTTTGGGCGAGGTGTTCCGGAGACAGGCCGTCATTCTACGCATCAG ACTGCTCCACGCCCGCATGCTACTCCTCAGACCGATGCTCGCCCGCTTCTGCCTCTCGCATCCGGccgactcgtcgtcgtcgtcgtcccagccGTGTCACGAGGACCTCTCGTCCCGCGTGACGCAGCAGTGTGCCATGGCctgcgtcgaggccgcccagagcctcatctccttcatcgtCCGCTTCCAGCGCCACGACGGCtccctcggcctcctcccgGCCTGGTGGTACCGCGTCTTCTACATATACACCGCCGCGACCGTCCTTATCGCCGCCCGGCTGCggcccgccgtcttctcggcgcTCGACATCTCCCGCTCGTGGAACCAGGCCATGGGACTCCTGCACGACCACGAGGACCTCGgtccgtcgccgaggaggtgcGCCGCGGCGCTGCAGATCCTCTCGAGCAAGATGTTCCaggaccagcagcagcaacagcagcagcagcaaccgcagcaccagcagcaacatcatcagcatcagcatcagcatcaaaatcaacagcaacaccaGTCGCAGTCGGTGGCGTCTCTCTTGGCCACAGACGCCAACTCGGCGGCGGTACCGAACATGGCTGGcgaccagcagcaggagacGTTCGACATGCCGTTTCCGTACTTGGCGCAGGATGCCGCCTTCGACTTGGACGCGATATCGTTCGATGTCAACGACTTCTCGTGGCTCAACAGCATGCCTGGGAGCTTATAA
- a CDS encoding Putative NAD-dependent epimerase/dehydratase, NAD(P)-binding domain superfamily, which produces MLCILPDELLLITGVTGHVGFAVLIHALRAGHTVRCAVRSEAKAAFIRSRPQIKALDLPRARLNFAIVPDITTDGAYDEAIRGVSSVIHVASPLATADSVPRELHQEYFIQPAVRGTLGMLEAARRAGTVRRVVITSSIVALASVDQLEGRERRQTAVQPTERAGFRPEPYESEFAAYAASKVAALKGAEAWIARERPAFEVVHLHPSFVIGRNDIATTTTEAMRGTNAVILATLRGKKMGCNYAGATVHVDDVARAHVQALTPAVPGNRSYILSTRARWNDAKLIAKRGFPEAVERKLICSSGSVGTVNIEFDASETERVFGFRLQGFEEQVRSVVAHYVELRLRRPALSSMGSSMAMNQPLRPEIAAV; this is translated from the coding sequence ATGCTGTGCATCCTCCCCGACGAGCTCCTGCTCATCACGGGCGTCACCGGCCACGTCGGTTTCGCCGTCCTTATCCACGCCCTGCGGGCCGGCCACACCGTCCGCTGCGCCGTCCgctccgaggccaaggcggcctTCATCCGCTCGCGCCCCCAAATCAAGGCCCTCGACCTGCCACGCGCGCGGCTCAACTTCGCCATCGTCCCGGACATCACGACTGACGGCGCCtacgacgaggccatccgCGGCGTCTCCTCCGTCATCCACGTCGCCTCGCccctcgccaccgccgactCGGTGCCCCGCGAGCTGCACCAGGAGTACTTCATCCAGCCCGCCGTCCGCGGCACGCTCGGcatgctcgaggccgcccggcgcgccggcaccgtccGCCGCGTCGTCATCACGAGctccatcgtcgccctcgcctcggTGGACCAGCTGGAGGGCCGCGAGCGCCGGCAGACGGCCGTCCAGCCGACAGAGCGCGCCGGGTTCCGTCCCGAGCCGTACGAGAGCGAGTTCGCCGCCTACGCCGCCTCCAAGGTCGCCGCgctcaagggcgccgaggcctgGATCGCGCGCGAGCGGCCCGCGTTCGAGGTCGTCCACCTGCACCCGTCCTTCGTCATCGGCCGCAACGACAtcgccacgacgacgaccgagGCCATGCGCGGCACcaacgccgtcatcctcgcGACGCTGCGCGGTAAGAAGATGGGCTGCAACTACGCCGGCGCGACGGtccacgtcgacgacgtcgcgcGCGCCCACGTCCAGGCCCTGACGCCCGCGGTGCCCGGCAACCGCAGCTACATCCTCAGCACGAGGGCGCGGTGGAACGACGCGAAGCTCATAGCCAAGAGGGGCTTccccgaggccgtcgagcgcAAGCTCAtctgcagcagcggctccgTCGGCACCGTCAACATCGAGTTCGACGCCTCCGAGACGGAGCGCGTCTTCGGCTTCCGCCTCCAGGGGTTCGAGGAGCAGGTCCgcagcgtcgtcgcccatTACGTCGAGCTGCGCCTGAGACGCCCGGCTCTGTCTTCCATGGGCTCGTCCATGGCGATGAACCAGCCTCTGAGACCCGAGATTGCGGCGGTGTAG
- a CDS encoding Putative ER-bound oxygenase mpaB/B': MFVANIGGLGRLLPSFPVAVSLVIAASVTYMILVRSLRYRRKADIEAPFTTGKRPLSSMTTQEAHGIINQLQELEFPYAFSKARRLALLKAGGIPSMSKLFAATGQNNRRNAGKRAVDTEILLREVQSKSRNSDRYATAVARMNYLHARYRQANKITDLDLLHTLGDGLAEIFNVVDRDEWRRLTPVEKCAVGVFHKNLGEDMGIPFDPLPSSCDGWTDGLHFATELRDWTVRYEEEVARPTTSNDQYVRVYVDSAVSSLPGFVRVALRKSLGADLDDTMRSSLCLEPPGPIFSAFLTLTRNSRKLYLRHLALPRPRSSALKLVTDAPDPETKLYNFGRRSLQPWYVKPTFWSRWGPGAWLVRALGGKVPGSRGDRYFPQGYDLMTIGPEPQRGKGRKDMLSDAEVIMARGVATCPFSQAKTPSSFTSGNL; encoded by the exons ATGTTCGTTGCAAACATTGGCGGGCTTGGCCGCCTACTCCCCTCCTTTCCGGTTGCTGTCTCCCTGGTTATTGCGGCAAGCGTCACTTACATGATCCTCGTCCGGTCACTACGGTATCGTCGTAAAGCAGATATCGAAGCCCCGTTCACCACCGGCAAACGGCCCTTGTCGAGCATGACCACCCAGGAGGCACATGGCATCATCAATCAGCTGCAAGAACTCGAGTTCCCATATGCCTTCTCGAAAGCCCGCCGGCTGGCTCTTTTGAAG GCCGGGGGCATTCCGTCCATGTCTAAGCTCTTTGCAGCGACAGGCCAGAATAACAGACGCAACGCGGGAAAGCGAGCGGTAGACACTGAGATCCTCCTTCGGGAGGTTCAGTCCAAAAGCAGAAACTCGGATCGTTATGCCACCGCCGTGGCGAGAATGAATTACCT ACACGCACGCTACCGCCAGGCCAACAAGATcaccgacctcgacctcctccacaccctgggcgacggcctcgccgagatcttcaacgtcgtcgaccgcgaTGAGTGGCGCCGGCTGACCCCCGTCGAGAAGTGTGCCGTGGGCGTCTTCCACAAGAACCTGGGCGAGGACATGGGTATACCCTTCGACCCTTTACCCTCGAGCTGCGATGGCTGGACGGACGGCCTGCACTTCGCGACGGAGCTGAGGGACTGGACGGTGCGGTACGAGGAAGAAGTAGCCAGGCCAACCACCAGCAACGATCAGTACGTCAGGGTTTATGTGGACTCGGCGGTCTCTTCGTTGCCTGGCTTTGTCAGGGTCGCGTTGCGCAAGTCTCTCGGTGCCGATTTGGACGACACGATGAGGTCGAGTCTTTG CCTCGAACCCCCTGGCCCAATTTTCTCGGCCTTCCTAACGCTCACCCGCAACTCTCGAAAGCTCTACCTTCgccacctcgccctcccgCGACCGCGGTCGTCGGCCCTCAAGCTCGTCACCGACGCGCCGGACCCCGAGACGAAGCTGTACAACTTTGGACGGCGGAGCCTGCAGCCCTGGTACGTGAAGCCGACGTTCTGGTCGCGATGGGGCCCAGGAGCGTGGCTGGTCCGCGCCCTTGGCGGCAAGGTGCCCGGGTCGCGGGGGGATCGGTACTTCCCGCAGGGATACGACCTGATGACCATCGGACCGGAACCCcagagggggaaggggaggaaggatATGTTGTCGGACGCTGAGGTCATCATGGCAAGGGGCGTGGCGACATGTCCGTTCTCGCAGGCCAAGACACCGTCTTCGTTCACGTCTGGCAACCTGTGA
- a CDS encoding Putative rmlC-like cupin domain superfamily, rmlC-like jelly roll, gentisate 1,2-dioxygenase encodes MDSPHEDDNKARAMNDYLQELPSQHLEPLWSQMNVMVPPTPAPVAKPHIWKYADSLPLLHKAAEMVGEKQAERRVLMLVNPNMESPYTTDTIYGGLQIVNPGETAPAHRHIAFALRFIIDGEGFTAVEGKKMPLRRGDVVVTPTWHWHDHGNESDAPVIWLDALNLPLFRFTPVHFAEQYHESRYPSVPTENCEWRHPWAEVEAALDAQDGPYAVHHYTVHGKPLSPILGAQAERISGHHTTDEVREQASFLYHCYEGRGRTIVEPPSGPRVVFRWSARDTFAVPAWSRIQHVNEDSAAAYLVAVSDRPLLSSIGLVKPQA; translated from the exons ATGGACTCCCCTCATGAGGACGACAACAAGGCCAGGGCCATGAACGACTACCTCCAGGAGCTCCCGTCACAGCACTTGGAGCCCCTGTGGTCTCAGATGAACGTCATGGTGCCACCCACACCCGCGCCCGTTGCGAAGCCTCACATCTGGAAGTACGCCGACAGCCTACCCCTCCTGcacaaggccgccgagatggtcggtgagaagcaggccgagagGAGAGTCCTGATGCTGGTGAACCCCAACATGG AGTCCCCTTACACGACGGACACCATCTACGGCGGTCTCCAGATCGTCAACCCCGGCGAGACCGCCCCGGCCCACCGCCacatcgccttcgccctccgcttcatcatcgacggcgaaggGTTCACGGCCGTCGAGGGTAAGAAGATGCCCCTTcggcgcggcgacgtcgtcgtcacgcCCACGTGGCACTGGCACGACCACGGCAACGAGAGCGACGCGCCCGTCATCTggctcgacgccctcaacCTGCCGCTCTTCCGCTTCACCCCCGTGCACTTTGCGGAACAGTACCACGAGAGCCGCTATCCCAGCGT ACCGACAGAGAACTGCGAGTGGAGGCACCCCtgggccgaggtcgaggccgcgctCGACGCCCAGGACGGACCCTACGCCGTCCACCACTACACCGTCCACGGCAAGCCGCTGTCGCCCATCCTCGGGGCGCAGGCCGAGCGCATCAGCGGGCACCACACGACGGACGAGGTTCGCGAGCAGGCCTCGTTCCTCTACCACTGCTACGAGGGCCGCGGCCGGACAATCGTCGAGCCCCCGTCGGGGCCCCGCGTCGTCTTCCGGTGGTCCGCGCGGGACACCTTCGCCGTGCCGGCGTGGTCGAGGATCCAGCACGTCAACGAGGACTCTGCGGCGGCGtacctcgtcgccgtcagcgATAGGCCGCTGCTGAGCAGCATCGGGCTCGTCAAGCCGCAGGCGTAG
- a CDS encoding Putative major facilitator, sugar transporter, major facilitator superfamily codes for MGFLKSKPPKKAAAQAVGPDLLAVLPENPAPWYRTKHLLLLNLTLLIPMLSSASVGFDGAMMNGLQTLTQWRGYFGNPSAPVLGTMNAVYPIGKIMGLVPTTYLADRYGRKVPMWVGFALLLIGAALQGASTSLPMFVVSRWLLGAATAFIAQPAPILVTELAYPTMRGKVSALYNTFFFLGAILAAWSTYATFRLPSTWSWRIPSILQGALPAIQFAFFYFVPESPRWLVAHGKTDQARAVFVRYHAGGDASSALVDYEVAEIEENLRLETEAVRSSSYADLVRTAPNRRRTLIAVLVGLGAQWVGNGVISYYLVLVLNTVGITETKDQALINGLLQVFNWVAAVFAGAMMVDRVGRRKLFLTSTAGMLACYIVWTALTSVFTRTKDERAGYAVVAFIFIYYFFYDIAWSPLLMSYPVEIFPYTLRGRGLSVSLGSTFVGLIIGQFVNPIGMASLGWKYYIVFCVILTVLLFLIWLLFPETKGRTLEQIAEVFDGKNHALGAGIAKEKADDEFVEVEDAADKKV; via the exons ATGGGCTTCCTCAAGTCGAAGCCGCCCAAGAAGGCGGCTGCACAGGCCGTCGGGCCTGACTTGCTTGCA GTCCTGCCCGAGAATCCTGCGCCGTGGTACCGTACCAAGCATCTGCTTCTGCTCAACCTGACTCTTCTGATCCCCAtgttgtcgtcggcctcggttGGCTTCGACG GGGCCATGATGAACGGCCTGCAGACGCTCACGCAGTGGCGCGGCTACTTCGGCAACCCGAGCGCGCCTGTCCTCGGCACGATGAACGCCGTCTACCCCATCGGCAAGATCATGGGCCTCGTGCCGACCACGTACCTGGCCGACCGCTACGGCCGCAAGGTGCCCATGTGGGTGGGCTTCGCCTTGCtgctcatcggcgccgccctccagGGCGCGAGCACCAGCCTGCCCATGTTCGTCGTCTCGCGCTGgctgctcggcgccgccaccgccttcATCGCCCAACCGGCGCCGATCCTGGTGACGGAGCTGGCCTACCCGACGATGCGTGGCAAGGTCAGCGCGCTCTACAACACCTTTTTC TTTCTTGGggccatcctcgccgcctggtCCACGTACGCAACCTTCCGCCTGCCCTCGACCTGGAGCTGGAGGATCCCGTCCATCCTGCAGGGCGCCCTCCCGGCGATCCAGTTCGCCTTCTTCTACTTCGTGCCCGAGTCCCCTCGGTGGCTCGTCGCCCACGGCAAGACGGACCAGGCCCGGGCCGTCTTCGTGCGCTaccacgccggcggcgacgcgtCCTCGGCTCTCGTCGACtacgaggtcgccgagatcgaggagaaCCTCCGcctcgagaccgaggccgtccgGTCCTCGTCGTatgccgacctcgtccgcacGGCGCcgaaccgccgccgcaccctcatcgccgtgctcgtcggcctcggcgcccagTGGGTCGGCAACGGCGTCATCTCGTACTACCTCGTGCTCGTCCTCAACACGGTCGGCATCACCGAGACCAAGGACCAGGCCCTCATCAACGGCCTGCTGCAGGTCTTCAACtgggtcgccgccgtcttcgccggcgccatgatGGTTGACCGCGTCGGCCGCCGCAAGCTGTTCCTCACGTCGACGGCCGGCATGCTCGCGTGCTACATCGTCTGGACCGCCCTGACGAGCGTCTTCACCCGCACCAAGGACGAGAGGGCCGGctacgccgtcgtcgccttcatcttcatctaCTACTTCTTCTACGACATCGCCTGGTCGCCCCTTCTCATGTCCTACCCGGTCGAGATCTTCCCGTACACCCTGCGCGGGAGGGGCCTGTCCGTGTCCCTGGGGTCGACCTTTGTCGGCCTTATCATCGGACAATTCGTCAACCCGATCGGCATGGCCAGCTTGGGGTGGAAGTACTACATTGTCTTCTGCGTCATCCTGACCGTCCTGCTGTTCCTCATCTGGCTCCTCTTccccgagaccaagggccGGACGCTGGAGCAGATCGCCGAGGTCTTTGACGGCAAGAAccacgccctcggcgccggcatcgcaaaggagaaggccgatgACGAGTTTGTCGAGGTTGAAGACGCCGCGGACAAGAAGGTCTAG
- a CDS encoding Putative 2EXR domain-containing protein: MAELVPSETSVSDEEELDPGEESEPEFKDDLEITIDESNRERWPDIVLQARRHMRCHPYHWQRHRRPGIACYLRESSSSSEESDEDNNNNINAHPSTPAEPARPRLHLFTRLPKELRDHIFLMTVDPVTVEGDVRIDLEWRRGPQAHFRQHLIRSFAAIPLYAVSRETRALAMASFGAPDPRTFPLSPARDAVELVWDGSMSAKTWRTTGDDHREAGPVVSAARRGCPSREWAMPRSLCERVRRVVVDGRHARFDDGGKGPWGLVFGLVRDCFTEVGVLRLRMWDLDDEGFEGTRGAGPEALYRVDQMDFFDRLEEASGNGRTVPFPMLRMLRVVPELDFRRKRRRLFRKVRGSHFLVARDDETPTAGP; encoded by the coding sequence atggccgagctCGTCCCATCGGAAACTTCCGTCtctgacgaagaagagctgGACCCCGGGGAAGAAAGCGAGCCCGAGTTCAAGGACGACCTCGAGATCACCATTGATGAGAGCAACCGCGAGAGGTGGCCCGATATCGTCCTGCAGGCGCGGCGGCACATGCGGTGCCACCCCTACCACTGGCAGaggcatcgtcgtccagggATAGCCTGTTATCTGAGGGagtcctcgagctcgtcagAAGAGTCAGACgaagacaacaacaacaacatcaatGCACACCCTTCCACCCCCGCCGAGCCGGCGCGGCCTAGGTTGCACCTCTTCACCCGCCTCCCCAAAGAGCTGAGGGACCACATCTTCCTCATGACGGTCGACcccgtcaccgtcgagggcgacgtcaGGATCGATCTCGAGTGGCGCCGCGGCCCACAAGCCCATTTCCGACAACACCTCATCAGGAGtttcgccgccatcccccTCTACGCCGTCAGCCGCGAGACAAGAGCCCtcgcgatggcctcgttcGGCGCGCCAGACCCGCGGACCTTCCCCCTCAGCCCCGCAcgggacgccgtcgagctcgtctgGGACGGGTCCATGTCTGCCAAAACGTGGCGGACGACGGGCGACGACCACAGGGAAGCCGGGCCCGTGGTCTCGGCCGCGAGGAGGGGGTGCCCGAGCAGGGAGTGGGCGATGCCGCGGTCGCTCTGCGAGCGTGTGAGgcgtgtcgtcgtcgacgggcgcCACGCGAGGTTCGACGATGGGGGAAAAGGTCCGTGGGGCCTTGTGTTCGGGCTCGTGAGGGATTGCTTTACCGAGGTCGGCGTGTTGAGACTGAGAATGTGGgatctggacgacgaggggttCGAGGGGACTCGTGGGGCGGGGCCGGAGGCGCTGTATCGCGTCGACCAGATGGACTTTTTCGACCGGTTGGAGGAGGCGTCTGGGAACGGGCGGACGGTCCCGTTCCCCATGCTGAGGATGTTGAGGGTCGTGCCGGAGCTGGACTTTcgacggaagaggaggaggctgtTTCGAAAGGTCAGGGGGTCTCATTTCTTGGTCGCCAGAGACGACGAGACCCCAACGGCTGGACCTTGA
- a CDS encoding Putative fumarylacetoacetase-like protein produces MSWDRLIRFVDDNDVERFGEPQVQDESEFTALLDKNDLWAVVYDGASPVSPLTKGERVHVKGLRPLLTPKDVPIIRCIGLNYVKHIKEGGRTPPPYPSVFIKPATSVAAWNEDVPIPKVAQDGTVDYEGELAFVIGKTGKNIPKEQALEYVAGYLTANDVSARAWQRDPAKAGGVPQWCFSKGFDKFAPLSPVLVSPAVVGNASDLTLQTFVNGEERQNESTGDLLFGVEEIVSFISQGTTLEAGTVVLTGTPSGVGMGMKPTGYLKDGDVVEVRISKLGGVKNRMVFE; encoded by the exons ATGTCTTGGGACCGTCTCATCCGtttcgtcgacgacaacgacgtgGAGCGCTTCGGTGAGCCCCAGGTCCAGGACGAGTCCGAGTTCACGGCgctcctcgacaagaacGACCTGTGGGCCGTCGTGTACGACGGCGCCAGCCCCGTCTCGCCCCTGACCAAGGGTGAGCGCGTCCACGTCAAGGGCCTGAGGCCTCTCTTGACCCCCAAGGATGTCCCGATCATCCGCTGCATTGGTCTGAACTACGTCAAGCACA TCAAGGAGGGTGGCCGGACACCGCCCCCTTACCCCTCCGTCTTCATCAAGCCTGCGACATCCGTGGCCGCGTGGAACGAGGATGTGCCGATCCCCAAGGTTGCCCAAGACGGGACCGTGGACTACGAAGGCGAACTG GCCTTCGTGATTGGGAAGACGGGCAAGAACATCCCCAAAGAACAAGCCCTCGAGTACGTCGCGGGCTACCTGACAGCCAACGACGTCTCGGCACGGGCGTGGCAGCGGGACCcagccaaggccggcggcgtgccCCAGTGGTGCTTCAGCAAGGGGTTCGACAAGTTCGCCCCCCTCAGCCCGGTGCTCGTGTCGCCGGCAGTGGTCGGGAACGCCAGCGACCTCACCCTCCAGACGTTtgtcaacggcgaggagaGGCAGAACGAGAGCACGGGCGACTTGctcttcggcgtcgaggagattGTCAGCTTCATCAGCCAGGGCACaaccctcgaggccgggacCGTCGTGCTGACGGGCACGCCATCGGGCGTCGGCATGGGGATGAAGCCGACTGGGTACCTGAAGGACGGCGATGTTGTCGAGGTTAGGATAAGCAAGCTTGGCGGTGTGAAGAACAGGATGGTATTTGAGTAA